The following are encoded together in the Pedobacter sp. D749 genome:
- the trxA gene encoding thioredoxin, with protein sequence MALEITDANFEELVLKSDKPVLVDFWAEWCGPCRMVGPVVEEIAKEYDGRAVVGKVNVDNNPQISMQFGIRNIPALLYFKDGQVVDKQVGAVPKSVLAEKLNKQIA encoded by the coding sequence ATGGCATTAGAAATCACAGATGCAAACTTCGAGGAGCTTGTATTAAAATCAGATAAACCCGTATTAGTAGATTTTTGGGCAGAATGGTGTGGCCCTTGTCGCATGGTTGGTCCGGTAGTAGAAGAAATCGCAAAAGAATATGATGGTAGAGCGGTAGTTGGAAAAGTAAACGTTGATAACAATCCTCAAATTTCAATGCAGTTTGGTATCCGTAACATCCCGGCTTTATTATACTTTAAAGATGGTCAGGTTGTAGATAAACAAGTTGGTGCTGTTCCAAAATCAGTATTGGCTGAGAAATTAAATAAACAGATCGCTTAA
- a CDS encoding PepSY domain-containing protein, producing MNTTKQAATKKKSKDTLFKRINNWLHLWLGLASGVIVLIVCITGCIWVFNEEITGLLEPKTQVKWQNKPVLSPGQLTAIAAKASPKLVPSYANYQQGTAITLSLRKAGTTDRRSGNTVLKINPYTGEVISKTVHQKGETDFFRFILNGHRFLWMSPKIGRPIVNYGTLIFVVLLITGLIWWYPKKWNKSTRDKSFKIKWGASFKRLNLDLHNVLGFYALLFLAAIALTGMVYGIKWYSEGLYWVSSGGEKLSEFKKIESDSLQKGKHYTPSKAIDAAWAIVIKENPKSMGFYYSFPDTSNAKAVIDISVYPSKGQFYNRASYSFDQHSLQQIKRLDPYSVPYEKASASEKLRKMNYDIHVGSILGFPGKVLAFLVTLIGASLPITGFLVWYGRKFKKKKTVKKEKQPESLTSDLAKKIQHREKELV from the coding sequence ATGAATACGACCAAACAAGCAGCAACTAAGAAAAAGTCAAAGGATACGTTATTTAAAAGAATTAATAACTGGCTTCATTTATGGTTAGGTTTAGCCTCTGGCGTAATCGTTTTGATTGTATGTATAACTGGCTGTATTTGGGTATTTAATGAAGAAATTACTGGTTTGCTCGAGCCAAAAACACAAGTTAAATGGCAAAACAAACCAGTACTTTCACCTGGCCAGCTCACTGCAATTGCTGCAAAAGCTAGCCCCAAATTGGTTCCATCCTATGCCAACTACCAACAGGGAACAGCAATTACGTTAAGTTTACGCAAGGCCGGCACCACCGACCGTCGCAGCGGAAACACCGTTTTAAAAATCAATCCTTATACCGGCGAGGTGATTAGCAAAACCGTACATCAAAAGGGAGAAACTGATTTTTTCAGATTCATATTAAACGGCCATCGTTTCCTGTGGATGTCTCCAAAAATCGGCAGGCCAATTGTTAACTATGGCACATTGATTTTTGTGGTATTACTCATTACCGGATTAATTTGGTGGTACCCTAAAAAATGGAATAAATCAACCCGCGACAAAAGTTTTAAAATTAAATGGGGAGCTTCCTTCAAAAGGCTAAATTTAGATTTACACAATGTACTGGGCTTCTACGCTTTGTTGTTTCTTGCTGCAATTGCGCTTACGGGTATGGTTTACGGCATTAAATGGTATAGCGAAGGCCTTTATTGGGTATCTTCCGGAGGAGAAAAATTATCGGAATTCAAAAAAATAGAATCAGATTCCTTACAAAAAGGAAAACATTATACGCCTTCGAAAGCTATTGATGCCGCATGGGCTATTGTGATTAAGGAAAATCCTAAATCTATGGGATTTTATTACAGCTTTCCCGATACTTCAAATGCGAAAGCAGTAATCGATATTTCAGTTTACCCGAGTAAGGGTCAGTTTTATAATAGAGCAAGTTATAGTTTTGATCAGCATTCGCTTCAACAAATTAAACGTTTAGATCCTTATTCTGTTCCTTATGAAAAGGCATCAGCCAGTGAAAAACTACGTAAAATGAACTATGATATCCATGTAGGCAGTATTTTAGGTTTTCCAGGTAAAGTATTGGCGTTCTTAGTTACGCTTATTGGTGCGAGCCTTCCAATAACCGGATTTTTAGTGTGGTATGGACGCAAATTCAAAAAGAAGAAAACTGTAAAAAAAGAAAAACAACCTGAATCACTTACTTCCGATCTGGCAAAAAAAATCCAGCATCGGGAAAAAGAACTGGTGTGA
- a CDS encoding TonB-dependent receptor, which yields MQFKKILLFGAMCTFAFVANALPDSTGSEATLHLKKGTHSSILKEDQKYGAVRGRITTSDGSVASQVSIGLKGTKFGTLTNEDGEYHIRRVPAGTYTLVVSAVGLYPKEKQITVTDGAVVVADFSLNENRLELETVQINTNTKKYKVDKVSSSLRLQSPLIEVPQNIRVVTDKLLADQQVFDIVDGVTRNVSGTVRTGHWDAQYANISTRGTTIPAFRNGMNMKMPWGPLADDAATIDRIEFIKGPSGFMMANGEPGGIYNVVTKKPTGQNKSSVSLSGGGFNLARVAVDLDGKLSKDGRLLYRLNVAAQTKGSYNKYNYTDKYIIAPVISYQIDSNTIITAEYTTQHVEAQALSTYGFSPKGLGDTDPSFFIGDPALDPNKLSDHNITLYFNHKLNQTWKLNAQVAYVSYGLKGGTPWPSTIAPNGDMKRYLNISEELAINKNAQVSIMGDVTTGSVIHRVMTGVDFGNLKTWGDFASVQEPDLKLAGTTVFNIYNPTYGIPTANIPVFDRSKSIQVRSGLPANLPYLTNLTYTGIYLQDEIRMLDEKLRLTLAGRFTHAVTVGKTALTQISDNAFSPRLGLSYSILKDFSAYTLYDQSFLPQGGQDFEGNTFKPVRGNNIELGLKKDWLDGKWNATAAIYQITKKNVLAADPRRGLALPSGTGNYPTNISVQLGEQRFRGFELDIAGEIVNGLNLILNYAYTKTKVTEDTNPLYIDRPVAGSVKHITNGWLSYRFKKQGSILNGFGLNGGYQIQIGRNAGSIAVPFQLPEYYRFDAGASYEKGKFNISLLINNLLDRRLLTQGSYTAVAAPTATAVSYYTYIYEVPRNARLSVTYKFK from the coding sequence ATGCAATTTAAAAAAATTTTACTGTTTGGTGCAATGTGCACTTTTGCGTTCGTTGCCAACGCTTTACCAGATTCAACAGGATCTGAGGCTACGCTACATTTAAAAAAAGGCACTCATTCTTCTATTTTAAAGGAAGATCAGAAATATGGCGCTGTTCGCGGCAGAATTACCACATCAGATGGAAGTGTGGCTTCCCAGGTTTCAATCGGATTGAAGGGTACAAAATTTGGAACATTAACCAATGAGGACGGCGAATACCATATTAGAAGAGTTCCTGCAGGCACTTATACCCTCGTTGTTTCTGCAGTTGGATTATATCCCAAAGAAAAACAGATTACAGTAACAGATGGGGCTGTTGTAGTAGCTGATTTTTCTTTAAATGAAAATCGCTTAGAATTGGAGACCGTACAAATAAACACCAATACAAAAAAATATAAAGTAGATAAGGTGTCTTCTTCACTTAGGCTACAGTCTCCCCTAATCGAGGTTCCACAAAATATCCGGGTGGTTACAGATAAACTTCTTGCAGATCAACAAGTATTTGATATAGTAGATGGTGTTACACGAAATGTTAGTGGTACTGTACGTACTGGCCATTGGGATGCTCAATATGCAAACATTTCTACCCGTGGCACTACGATTCCAGCATTCAGAAATGGGATGAACATGAAAATGCCATGGGGCCCGCTTGCTGATGACGCAGCAACCATCGATCGGATTGAATTTATTAAAGGGCCATCTGGCTTTATGATGGCCAATGGCGAGCCAGGCGGAATTTATAATGTGGTAACCAAAAAACCTACGGGGCAAAACAAAAGTTCAGTGAGCTTAAGTGGTGGAGGTTTCAACCTGGCCCGTGTGGCGGTTGATCTGGACGGCAAACTTTCTAAAGATGGAAGACTATTATATAGGTTAAATGTTGCCGCACAAACAAAAGGAAGTTATAACAAATATAACTATACCGATAAATATATTATTGCTCCGGTTATCAGTTACCAAATAGATAGCAATACCATAATTACGGCTGAGTACACCACACAACATGTTGAAGCACAAGCCCTCTCAACCTATGGCTTTTCGCCAAAAGGATTGGGAGATACCGATCCCAGCTTTTTTATTGGAGATCCGGCACTTGACCCAAATAAACTGTCTGACCATAATATAACCTTATATTTTAACCATAAGTTAAATCAAACCTGGAAACTTAATGCTCAGGTAGCTTATGTTAGTTATGGTTTAAAAGGTGGCACACCATGGCCATCTACAATTGCACCAAATGGTGACATGAAAAGATACCTGAACATCAGTGAAGAATTGGCAATTAATAAAAATGCACAGGTAAGCATTATGGGAGATGTAACCACAGGATCCGTTATACACCGCGTAATGACAGGCGTTGATTTTGGAAATTTAAAAACCTGGGGTGATTTTGCAAGTGTACAAGAACCTGACTTGAAATTAGCAGGAACCACAGTTTTTAATATTTATAACCCAACTTATGGCATTCCAACTGCTAATATTCCAGTATTCGATCGTTCAAAAAGTATTCAGGTCCGTTCGGGTTTACCAGCAAACCTTCCATATTTAACCAATTTAACCTACACAGGAATTTACTTACAGGACGAAATTAGAATGCTCGATGAGAAATTGCGTTTAACCCTGGCTGGCCGCTTTACACATGCCGTTACCGTGGGAAAAACAGCATTAACCCAAATCTCCGACAATGCATTTAGTCCACGATTAGGTTTAAGCTACTCCATCTTAAAGGACTTCTCTGCATATACGCTTTATGACCAGAGTTTTTTACCTCAGGGTGGTCAGGATTTTGAAGGAAACACCTTTAAACCTGTTAGAGGAAATAACATTGAACTTGGGCTGAAAAAAGACTGGTTAGATGGCAAATGGAATGCAACTGCTGCAATTTATCAGATTACAAAGAAAAATGTGCTTGCAGCAGATCCGAGAAGGGGATTGGCACTTCCATCAGGAACAGGGAATTACCCTACTAACATTAGCGTACAGCTAGGTGAGCAGCGTTTCAGAGGTTTTGAGTTAGATATTGCCGGAGAGATAGTTAACGGCTTAAACCTAATTCTTAACTATGCTTATACAAAGACAAAAGTAACAGAAGATACTAATCCTTTATACATCGACCGCCCTGTTGCCGGTTCTGTTAAACATATTACAAATGGCTGGTTATCTTATCGTTTTAAAAAACAAGGCTCCATTTTAAATGGCTTTGGTTTAAATGGTGGTTACCAAATTCAAATCGGAAGAAATGCAGGCAGTATCGCAGTTCCTTTTCAGTTGCCAGAATACTACCGTTTTGATGCCGGAGCAAGTTATGAGAAAGGCAAATTTAACATCTCCTTATTAATCAACAATTTGCTAGATCGCAGATTGTTAACACAAGGTTCGTACACAGCTGTTGCGGCCCCTACTGCAACAGCTGTTTCCTACTATACCTACATCTACGAAGTTCCAAGAAACGCTAGATTAAGTGTGACTTATAAGTTTAAATAA
- a CDS encoding PQQ-dependent sugar dehydrogenase, which yields MFTHLVKNKTLAILLGGLALNCANIACVSAQNPVETNEPSADYKPAFAGQTRIAGIKTKTPLDITVINEKLENPWAISVLPNGGFLITQKQGTMVILTPEGKLSKKITGLPKVDPSGQGGLLDVTLDPNFAKNRMIYWAYSEPQDKGVLLAIAKGKLAANETSIENQTIIYRATPAYTGKLQYGSRIVFDKNGNLFVSTGERSGNDIRIQAQYLNSSLGKILHLTPEGKAVANGPFAGKADARPEIYAYGLRNPDGLAINPSTGDLWEAEFGPKGGDEVNIIKPGKNYGWPIITYGTEYSGKKVGDGIQQKEGMEQPVYYWNPSISPGCIAFYNSNIIAEWKGNLFVGGLGGSHIIRLVIKDDKIVGEERLLEGKGERFRDMVEGKDGALYSVTDNGHLYRIAKK from the coding sequence ATGTTTACTCACTTAGTTAAAAATAAAACTTTAGCGATTTTATTAGGAGGCCTGGCCTTAAACTGTGCAAATATTGCCTGTGTATCAGCACAAAACCCTGTTGAAACCAATGAACCCTCGGCTGATTACAAGCCTGCATTTGCCGGACAAACCAGAATTGCAGGCATAAAAACCAAAACGCCTCTGGATATTACGGTCATCAATGAAAAATTGGAAAATCCATGGGCAATTTCGGTGCTTCCCAATGGTGGTTTCCTGATCACCCAAAAACAGGGCACGATGGTAATCCTTACTCCGGAAGGAAAATTAAGTAAAAAAATCACAGGTTTACCAAAAGTAGATCCATCTGGTCAAGGTGGTTTATTGGATGTAACTTTAGATCCAAACTTTGCAAAAAATAGAATGATTTATTGGGCTTATTCAGAGCCACAGGATAAAGGCGTTTTATTGGCCATTGCCAAAGGTAAACTGGCTGCAAACGAAACTTCGATAGAAAACCAGACCATTATTTACCGTGCTACGCCTGCTTATACGGGTAAACTTCAGTACGGATCGAGAATTGTTTTTGATAAAAACGGAAATTTATTTGTAAGTACAGGCGAACGTTCTGGTAACGATATCAGGATACAGGCACAATATTTAAATTCTTCATTAGGTAAAATTTTGCACCTTACCCCAGAGGGAAAAGCGGTTGCAAATGGTCCATTTGCTGGTAAAGCCGATGCCCGACCTGAAATTTATGCCTATGGACTCCGTAACCCGGATGGTTTGGCCATTAATCCCTCGACAGGCGATTTATGGGAGGCAGAGTTTGGACCAAAAGGTGGTGATGAGGTAAACATCATTAAGCCGGGTAAAAATTATGGCTGGCCAATTATTACCTACGGAACAGAGTATAGTGGTAAAAAAGTTGGAGATGGTATTCAGCAGAAAGAAGGAATGGAACAACCGGTTTATTACTGGAATCCAAGTATTTCACCTGGTTGTATTGCGTTTTACAACAGTAATATCATAGCCGAGTGGAAAGGCAATTTATTTGTAGGTGGTTTGGGTGGTTCGCACATTATCCGTTTGGTAATTAAAGATGATAAAATTGTTGGTGAAGAGCGCTTGCTCGAAGGTAAAGGCGAACGTTTCCGCGATATGGTAGAAGGTAAAGACGGAGCGCTTTATTCAGTAACCGATAACGGACATTTATATAGGATAGCGAAGAAATAA
- a CDS encoding DUF58 domain-containing protein — protein sequence MQAVNYENETSYGNLELLAQQVVEGFITGLHKSPFHGFSVEFAEHRQYNNGDNVKSIDWKLYAKTDKLYSKRFEEETNLRCQFVIDVSSSMYFPEPKNNKLIFSIQAVASLMYLLKKQRDAFGLSLFTDEILLNSPAKSTTVHQKYLFTQLEELLHKPKISAQTNLSEALHQVAELIHKRSLVIIFSDLFNTQTSADKTDQFFDSLQHLKFNKHEVVVFNVVDQSKEVDFNFENRPYQFIDMETGETIKVHTNQVKENYTTVISAYRKQIALKCAQYKIDLIDADMNEGFFPILQSYLIKRQKLG from the coding sequence ATGCAGGCTGTAAACTACGAGAACGAAACAAGCTATGGTAATTTAGAATTGCTGGCCCAGCAAGTGGTAGAAGGTTTTATTACGGGTTTGCATAAAAGTCCCTTCCATGGCTTTTCGGTTGAGTTTGCAGAACACCGCCAGTATAATAATGGCGATAATGTTAAAAGTATCGACTGGAAATTATACGCTAAAACTGATAAGCTTTACAGCAAACGTTTCGAAGAAGAAACCAACCTGCGCTGTCAGTTTGTGATTGATGTTTCCTCATCAATGTACTTTCCCGAGCCGAAAAATAATAAACTTATTTTCTCGATACAGGCTGTGGCATCTTTAATGTACCTGTTGAAGAAACAACGCGATGCATTTGGTTTGAGTTTATTTACGGATGAAATATTGTTAAACTCTCCGGCAAAATCGACTACGGTTCATCAAAAATATTTATTTACCCAATTAGAAGAACTGCTTCACAAACCGAAGATAAGTGCACAGACTAATTTAAGCGAAGCTTTACACCAGGTGGCAGAATTGATCCATAAACGTTCGTTGGTGATTATTTTTAGCGATCTGTTTAATACACAGACCAGTGCCGATAAAACTGATCAGTTTTTTGATTCCTTACAGCATTTAAAATTCAACAAACACGAGGTTGTGGTTTTTAATGTGGTTGATCAATCAAAAGAGGTAGATTTTAATTTTGAAAACCGACCATATCAGTTTATTGACATGGAAACAGGCGAAACCATTAAAGTACATACCAATCAGGTAAAAGAGAATTATACAACTGTAATTTCCGCTTATCGTAAGCAAATTGCGCTAAAATGTGCTCAATATAAAATTGACTTAATTGATGCCGATATGAACGAGGGGTTTTTCCCAATCCTTCAGTCTTATTTGATCAAACGGCAAAAATTAGGTTGA
- a CDS encoding redoxin domain-containing protein yields MLEKGAIAPDFELNATPDQKIKLKDFKGKNVILAFYPADWSPVCSDQMALYNEMLKYFSKYDAQIFGVSVDSVWCHLAFEENRKLHFPLLADFEPKGAVSKAYGVYDDEVGESKRALFVIDKEGKIAWSYLSPVAVNPGADGILDALEELSKK; encoded by the coding sequence ATGTTAGAAAAAGGCGCAATAGCACCAGATTTCGAGTTGAATGCTACTCCCGACCAGAAAATAAAACTTAAAGATTTTAAAGGTAAAAATGTCATCCTGGCTTTTTATCCTGCAGATTGGAGTCCGGTTTGCAGCGACCAAATGGCACTTTATAACGAAATGCTAAAATATTTCAGCAAATATGATGCACAAATTTTTGGTGTTTCTGTAGACAGTGTCTGGTGCCACCTTGCTTTCGAAGAAAACAGAAAACTACATTTCCCGCTACTGGCTGATTTTGAACCAAAAGGTGCTGTGTCTAAAGCTTATGGTGTATATGATGATGAAGTTGGTGAAAGTAAACGGGCACTGTTTGTGATTGATAAAGAAGGAAAAATTGCCTGGAGTTATTTATCACCAGTAGCCGTTAACCCTGGTGCCGATGGTATTTTGGATGCATTGGAAGAACTAAGTAAGAAATAA
- a CDS encoding thioredoxin domain-containing protein yields the protein MSVLKPEINSQDHIQGDDSASITIVEFGDYQCPYCGDAYPIMKEIEETFGHQIRFVFRHFPLTNAHEFAFPAAIAAEAAGLQGKFWEMHDALYENQYRLDGELFDELAETIGLDLEQFQKDSASEEIKRKIEDDFDSGVRSGVNGTPSFYVNGTKFDGGATDLYQMLKESTE from the coding sequence ATGAGTGTATTAAAACCCGAAATAAATAGTCAGGATCATATTCAAGGTGATGATTCGGCAAGTATTACCATTGTTGAGTTTGGTGACTACCAATGTCCATACTGTGGAGATGCTTATCCCATCATGAAGGAAATTGAAGAAACTTTTGGTCATCAGATCAGATTTGTTTTCCGCCATTTTCCTTTGACAAATGCGCATGAGTTTGCTTTTCCGGCTGCTATTGCTGCAGAAGCGGCAGGTTTACAGGGTAAGTTTTGGGAAATGCACGATGCACTTTATGAAAACCAGTATCGCCTGGACGGTGAGCTGTTCGACGAACTGGCCGAAACGATTGGTTTAGATTTAGAGCAGTTTCAGAAAGATAGTGCTTCAGAAGAGATTAAACGAAAAATAGAAGATGATTTTGACAGTGGTGTCCGCAGTGGTGTAAACGGAACACCTTCATTTTATGTAAACGGAACCAAGTTTGACGGAGGTGCAACCGATTTGTACCAGATGCTCAAGGAAAGTACAGAGTGA
- a CDS encoding thiamine pyrophosphate-dependent enzyme: protein MGKNVAEQLVEMLVEVGVKRVYAVTGDSLNYFNDAVRRNGKIKWIHVRNEEVGAFAAAAEAELDGIACCAGSCGPGHVHLINGLYDAHRSHVPVIAIASTIPTGEFGMDFFQETNTIKLFDDCSYYNQVATTAEQVPRMFQTAVQHAVHKKGVAVFGLPGDVAQLDAVESVTAMQLFNNKPVIRPSDQELKDLSDLLNGEKKIMLYCGIGAAEAHDEVVELAGKLKAPVGFSFRGKMGIQYNNPYEVGMTGLLGQPSGYHAMHEADVVLLLGTDFPYVNFMPVKNKIVQIDEKPERLGRRAKLTMGLCGSISDSIKALLPLLTEKKDEGFLKSQLEFYQKVKEAQQVYVKDQGEENKIQPEFVAETINRLAADDAIFTVDTGMCCVWGARFIDGTGKRKMLGSFNHGSMANAMPMAIGAALAHPQQQVIALCGDGGLSMLLGDLATIKQYNLPIKLIVFNNRALGMVKLEMEVDGLPDNETDMINPDFALVAQAMGFKGITVAKPEEVETAISHALNEDGPVLLNVMTNPNALAMPAKIEWAQIKGMTESMTKLMLGGKMSEVLDTIKSNYKHLGEVL, encoded by the coding sequence ATGGGTAAAAATGTTGCAGAACAACTAGTTGAAATGCTGGTTGAGGTTGGCGTAAAAAGAGTTTACGCCGTTACCGGAGACAGTTTAAATTATTTTAACGATGCTGTAAGAAGAAATGGCAAAATAAAGTGGATCCACGTACGCAATGAAGAGGTTGGTGCTTTTGCAGCGGCCGCCGAAGCTGAACTTGATGGCATTGCCTGTTGTGCGGGTAGCTGTGGTCCGGGCCACGTGCATTTGATTAACGGCCTTTACGATGCACACCGATCACATGTTCCGGTAATTGCCATAGCCTCTACCATACCAACAGGAGAATTTGGAATGGACTTTTTTCAGGAAACAAATACCATAAAATTATTTGATGATTGTAGTTACTATAACCAGGTAGCCACCACTGCCGAGCAAGTACCAAGAATGTTTCAAACGGCTGTTCAGCATGCCGTTCATAAAAAAGGTGTTGCCGTTTTTGGTTTGCCTGGGGATGTAGCACAACTGGATGCGGTGGAGAGCGTAACTGCTATGCAATTGTTCAACAATAAGCCAGTAATCCGCCCTTCAGACCAGGAGCTGAAAGATTTATCAGACCTGCTTAATGGTGAAAAGAAAATTATGCTTTACTGTGGCATAGGTGCCGCCGAAGCACATGATGAAGTGGTAGAATTAGCAGGTAAATTAAAAGCGCCTGTGGGGTTTTCGTTCAGAGGTAAAATGGGCATCCAATATAATAATCCTTATGAAGTGGGAATGACAGGACTTTTAGGACAGCCATCTGGCTATCATGCCATGCACGAGGCTGATGTAGTGCTTCTGCTGGGAACTGATTTTCCTTACGTGAATTTTATGCCTGTAAAAAATAAAATTGTACAGATTGATGAAAAACCCGAGCGTTTGGGCAGGAGGGCTAAACTTACCATGGGTTTATGTGGGAGCATTAGCGATTCGATAAAAGCGTTATTGCCACTTCTTACCGAAAAGAAAGATGAAGGTTTCTTAAAATCTCAATTAGAATTTTATCAGAAAGTGAAGGAAGCACAGCAGGTTTATGTTAAAGATCAGGGTGAGGAAAATAAAATCCAACCCGAATTTGTAGCTGAAACCATAAATCGTTTAGCAGCAGATGATGCCATTTTTACGGTAGATACGGGAATGTGTTGCGTTTGGGGAGCACGTTTTATAGATGGAACAGGCAAACGTAAAATGCTGGGATCTTTTAACCATGGTTCTATGGCTAATGCCATGCCAATGGCTATCGGAGCGGCATTGGCGCATCCACAACAGCAAGTAATCGCACTATGTGGCGATGGTGGCTTATCGATGCTTTTGGGCGATCTGGCAACCATTAAACAATATAACCTGCCTATAAAATTGATTGTTTTTAACAACAGGGCACTGGGAATGGTGAAGTTGGAAATGGAAGTTGATGGTTTACCAGATAATGAAACAGATATGATTAATCCTGATTTTGCATTGGTTGCGCAGGCCATGGGCTTTAAAGGAATAACCGTAGCCAAGCCTGAAGAAGTAGAAACAGCAATCAGTCATGCATTGAATGAAGATGGACCAGTTTTGTTAAATGTGATGACCAATCCAAATGCTTTGGCCATGCCGGCAAAAATAGAATGGGCGCAAATCAAAGGCATGACAGAATCCATGACAAAATTAATGCTCGGCGGAAAAATGAGCGAAGTTTTGGATACGATAAAATCGAATTATAAACATTTGGGCGAAGTTTTGTAG
- the hppD gene encoding 4-hydroxyphenylpyruvate dioxygenase has protein sequence METQTFAEKISKAPDFLPINGTDYIEFYVGNAKQAAHYYKTAFGFQSLAYAGPETGVRDRSSYVLQQGKIRLILTTALKSDHPISEHVKKHGDGVKVLALWVDDAYSAFEETTKRGAKPYMEPKTLTDENGEVKMSGIYTYGETVHMFIERKNYTGTFMPGYRVWESDYQPKDAGLLYIDHCVGNVGWNRMNEAVQWYEDVMGFVNILSFDDKQINTEYSALMSKVMSNGNGFSKFPINEPAEGKKKSQIEEYLEYYEGEGVQHIAVATKDIVKTVKELKSRGVEFLSAPPEAYYDMMPQRVGKIDEEIALLESLGILVDCDEEGYLLQIFTKPVEDRPTLFFEIIQRKGAQSFGAGNFKALFESLEREQELRGNL, from the coding sequence ATGGAAACACAAACATTCGCAGAAAAAATATCGAAAGCACCGGATTTTTTGCCTATTAACGGAACAGATTATATCGAATTTTATGTAGGCAACGCTAAACAAGCGGCTCACTACTACAAAACGGCATTTGGGTTTCAAAGCCTGGCTTATGCCGGCCCGGAAACTGGTGTACGCGATCGTTCGTCGTATGTATTACAACAGGGTAAAATCAGGCTGATTTTAACCACAGCATTAAAATCTGATCATCCAATATCAGAACATGTAAAAAAACATGGCGATGGGGTAAAAGTATTGGCCCTTTGGGTAGACGATGCCTATAGTGCTTTCGAAGAAACCACAAAACGTGGCGCTAAACCATACATGGAGCCTAAAACCTTAACTGATGAAAATGGCGAAGTTAAAATGAGTGGTATTTACACTTACGGCGAAACGGTACACATGTTTATAGAGCGTAAAAACTATACCGGAACTTTCATGCCAGGTTACCGGGTATGGGAAAGTGATTATCAACCTAAAGATGCTGGCCTTTTATATATTGATCATTGTGTGGGTAATGTGGGTTGGAACCGCATGAATGAAGCCGTACAATGGTATGAAGATGTAATGGGATTCGTAAATATTCTATCTTTTGACGATAAGCAAATCAATACCGAATATTCGGCTTTGATGAGTAAAGTGATGAGTAACGGGAACGGCTTTTCGAAATTCCCGATTAACGAGCCAGCAGAAGGCAAAAAGAAATCGCAAATTGAAGAGTATCTGGAATATTATGAGGGTGAAGGCGTGCAGCATATTGCCGTAGCGACAAAAGATATTGTTAAAACCGTTAAAGAATTAAAATCACGTGGCGTTGAATTTTTAAGTGCTCCACCTGAAGCTTATTATGATATGATGCCTCAGCGTGTAGGTAAAATTGATGAAGAAATAGCCTTATTGGAAAGCCTGGGCATTTTGGTCGATTGCGATGAAGAAGGATATTTATTGCAGATTTTCACCAAACCTGTTGAAGACCGCCCTACCCTTTTCTTCGAGATTATTCAGCGTAAAGGTGCGCAGAGTTTTGGTGCCGGTAATTTTAAAGCACTATTCGAATCGTTAGAGCGTGAGCAGGAATTAAGGGGTAATTTGTAA